A genomic window from Salvia splendens isolate huo1 chromosome 11, SspV2, whole genome shotgun sequence includes:
- the LOC121753665 gene encoding protein misato homolog 1-like isoform X2 — protein MKNLFLQSLDWEENSNVDRLGAYENEQNEAHAEIQDKDIVESLENDIQYWTDFSKVHYHPQSLYELCGLWTDSKDFNNYGIGREAFSGGLHAEQVNDRLRFFLEECDHPQGIQFIVDDSGGFSGVAGEVLEIIADDYPNIPVLLYSVRSPDSCLDPSHRKLTIARRLHNAVSFAKQSALCKLIVPIGLPSLSTSKMSKYLYLEDRKPYHTSAVYASALHSISLPFRMEPHGPSAQYVSTSGAVTMNDLIQILAGQGCQNMVAVLDASMPAPALTGTGFQQPLLETLQPLTPETAEDVEDMQALESMIIHGAFASGSERASVCEVTEAVQAAYTNAVRRPKFSHLSVAQCPLPIPLPYPSIFGKFVGERGELLNTQVSDSSSSRGSLEVHSVPMAARLRSSIAILPFLDNRLQNLRKLGIARGALGSEILGSWGFGRDDVEDIGETLSDMVTKLNPRSEASSDSD, from the exons ATG AAGAACTTGTTCTTGCAAAGCTTGGACTGGGAAGAGAATTCAAATGTGGATAGGTTGGGAGCTTATGAAAATGAACAAAATGAGGCTCATGCTGAAATTCAAGATAAGGACATTGTTGAGTCTCTAGAGAATGATATTCAGTATTGGACGGACTTCTCAAAAGTTCATTATCACCCACAAAGTCTGTATGAATTATGTGGATTATGGACAGACAGTaaagattttaacaattatgGGATCGGGAGAGAGGCATTTTCTGGCGGTCTGCATGCTGAACAAGTCAATGACAGGCTTCGTTTTTTTCTTGAAGAGTGTGACCATCCTCAG GGAATTCAATTCATTGTTGATGACTCTGGAGGATTCTCTGGTGTAGCTGGGGAGGTTTTAGAAATTATAGCAGATGATTACCCAAACATTCCAGTTCTACTGTACTCTGTTCGCAGTCCTGACTCGTGTCTGGATCCCAGCCACCGCAAGCTGACAATAGCCCGTAGACTTCATAATGCAGTTTCATTTGCAAAGCAATCAGCTCTCTGTAAATTGATTGTACCCATTGGTTTGCCATCCCTGAGTACAA GTAAAATGTCCAAGTACCTTTATTTGGAAGATCGAAAGCCTTACCACACGAGTGCTGTTTATGCATCTGCACTTCATTCTATCAGTCTCCCTTTCAGAATGGAGCCACATGGGCCCAGTGCGCAATACGTCTCGACATCTGGTGCAGTAACTATGAATGACCTTATACAAATTTTAGCCGGACAGGGTTGTCAGAATATGGTTGCCGTTTTGGATGCTTCTATGCCAGCTCCTGCTTTGACAG GTACCGGGTTCCAGCAACCTTTGTTGGAGACATTGCAGCCGCTAACTCCAGAAACAGCTGAAGATGTCGAAGACATGCAAGCTTTGGAGTCTATGATCATTCATGGAGCCTTTGCATCAG GATCGGAAAGGGCTTCAGTTTGTGAAGTAACAGAAGCAGTGCAGGCTGCTTATACAAATGCAGTAAGAAGACCTAAGTTCTCTCATCTCTCAGTAGCTCAATGCCCTCTCCCCATACCATTGCCTTATCCTTCAATATTTGGGAAATTTGTTGGTGAACGTGGGGAGCTGTTAAATACGCAAGTGTCggattcatcatcatcaagagGGTCGCTTGAAGTCCACTCGGTCCCAATGGCAGCAAGACTACGGTCCAGCATTGCCATTTTGCCATTTCTGGATAATCGACTGCAGAATCTTCGGAAGTTGGGGATTGCACGGGGGGCGTTGGGGTCGGAGATACTGGGAAGTTGGGGTTTCGGAAGAGATGATGTAGAAGACATAGGAGAGACACTGTCTGATATGGTAACAAAACTCAATCCTAGATCTGAAGCATCATCAGATTCTGACTGA
- the LOC121753665 gene encoding protein misato homolog 1-like isoform X1 yields MREIVTIQAGNYANFVGSHFWNFQDELLGLADSTESDQIFKSHGLNMDVLYRPGETQQGILTYTPRLVSMGLRGSLGSMSSHGTLYKEIQEAQVGSLTWTGPVTTQTSQPLQKNLFLQSLDWEENSNVDRLGAYENEQNEAHAEIQDKDIVESLENDIQYWTDFSKVHYHPQSLYELCGLWTDSKDFNNYGIGREAFSGGLHAEQVNDRLRFFLEECDHPQGIQFIVDDSGGFSGVAGEVLEIIADDYPNIPVLLYSVRSPDSCLDPSHRKLTIARRLHNAVSFAKQSALCKLIVPIGLPSLSTSKMSKYLYLEDRKPYHTSAVYASALHSISLPFRMEPHGPSAQYVSTSGAVTMNDLIQILAGQGCQNMVAVLDASMPAPALTGTGFQQPLLETLQPLTPETAEDVEDMQALESMIIHGAFASGSERASVCEVTEAVQAAYTNAVRRPKFSHLSVAQCPLPIPLPYPSIFGKFVGERGELLNTQVSDSSSSRGSLEVHSVPMAARLRSSIAILPFLDNRLQNLRKLGIARGALGSEILGSWGFGRDDVEDIGETLSDMVTKLNPRSEASSDSD; encoded by the exons ATGAGGGAAATCGTCACTATCCAAGCTGGCAACTATGCAAATTTTGTGGGCTCGCACTTCTGGAATTTCCAG GACGAGTTGCTTGGACTGGCCGACAGCACTGAGAGTGATCAGATATTCAAAAGCCATGGTCTTAACATGGATGTTCTTTACCGTCCTGGTGAAACTCAGCAG GGCATTCTCACTTACACCCCTCGGCTGGTTTCCATGGGCCTTCGAG GATCCTTAGGATCAATGAGTTCGCATGGAACCTTGTACAAAGAGATTCAAGAAGCCCAAGTTGGTAGTTTAACATG GACAGGTCCTGTAACAACTCAAACATCTCAACCCTTACAGAAGAACTTGTTCTTGCAAAGCTTGGACTGGGAAGAGAATTCAAATGTGGATAGGTTGGGAGCTTATGAAAATGAACAAAATGAGGCTCATGCTGAAATTCAAGATAAGGACATTGTTGAGTCTCTAGAGAATGATATTCAGTATTGGACGGACTTCTCAAAAGTTCATTATCACCCACAAAGTCTGTATGAATTATGTGGATTATGGACAGACAGTaaagattttaacaattatgGGATCGGGAGAGAGGCATTTTCTGGCGGTCTGCATGCTGAACAAGTCAATGACAGGCTTCGTTTTTTTCTTGAAGAGTGTGACCATCCTCAG GGAATTCAATTCATTGTTGATGACTCTGGAGGATTCTCTGGTGTAGCTGGGGAGGTTTTAGAAATTATAGCAGATGATTACCCAAACATTCCAGTTCTACTGTACTCTGTTCGCAGTCCTGACTCGTGTCTGGATCCCAGCCACCGCAAGCTGACAATAGCCCGTAGACTTCATAATGCAGTTTCATTTGCAAAGCAATCAGCTCTCTGTAAATTGATTGTACCCATTGGTTTGCCATCCCTGAGTACAA GTAAAATGTCCAAGTACCTTTATTTGGAAGATCGAAAGCCTTACCACACGAGTGCTGTTTATGCATCTGCACTTCATTCTATCAGTCTCCCTTTCAGAATGGAGCCACATGGGCCCAGTGCGCAATACGTCTCGACATCTGGTGCAGTAACTATGAATGACCTTATACAAATTTTAGCCGGACAGGGTTGTCAGAATATGGTTGCCGTTTTGGATGCTTCTATGCCAGCTCCTGCTTTGACAG GTACCGGGTTCCAGCAACCTTTGTTGGAGACATTGCAGCCGCTAACTCCAGAAACAGCTGAAGATGTCGAAGACATGCAAGCTTTGGAGTCTATGATCATTCATGGAGCCTTTGCATCAG GATCGGAAAGGGCTTCAGTTTGTGAAGTAACAGAAGCAGTGCAGGCTGCTTATACAAATGCAGTAAGAAGACCTAAGTTCTCTCATCTCTCAGTAGCTCAATGCCCTCTCCCCATACCATTGCCTTATCCTTCAATATTTGGGAAATTTGTTGGTGAACGTGGGGAGCTGTTAAATACGCAAGTGTCggattcatcatcatcaagagGGTCGCTTGAAGTCCACTCGGTCCCAATGGCAGCAAGACTACGGTCCAGCATTGCCATTTTGCCATTTCTGGATAATCGACTGCAGAATCTTCGGAAGTTGGGGATTGCACGGGGGGCGTTGGGGTCGGAGATACTGGGAAGTTGGGGTTTCGGAAGAGATGATGTAGAAGACATAGGAGAGACACTGTCTGATATGGTAACAAAACTCAATCCTAGATCTGAAGCATCATCAGATTCTGACTGA
- the LOC121755099 gene encoding AT-hook motif nuclear-localized protein 8-like: protein MDSQDSSAPPPPHHLHHHHHHPQAPPFSAHHAMLMGHHHPQIQQQHPSNNSYLLPNTNNSVAPTTSVASNSPMMHQPRFPFNSMPPAAAAPPPQKPLDHQFADGSPSASAGGWFSAEPARKKRGRPRKYSPDNSIGLGLSPAPVAQISPAGAHLDPGGGGAAGTTPSSESQVKRHRGRPPGSGKKQLDALGNPGVGFTPHVITVNPGEDIASKIMAFSQQGPRTVCILSANGAISSVSLRQPAMPSGHVNYEGRYEIISLSGSFPTSESNGSRSGALSVSLAGTDGKVLGGGVVGVLKAASPIQVVVGSFIAEGKKPKGSRPSSNNSPAPNMLNFGTPGTEASPPSGGGSSDSAEDNGDSSLAPGSGGYGNAGGHQVPMYSNMGWPNSNKM from the exons ATGGATTCCCAAGATTCCTCCGCTCCTCCGCCaccccaccacctccaccaccaccaccaccacccccaGGCGCCCCCCTTCTCCGCCCACCACGCCATGTTGATGGGCCACCACCACCCCCAAATTCAGCAGCAGCACCCCTCCAACAACTCCTACCTACTGCCCAACACCAACAATTCCGTCGCCCCAACCACCTCCGTCGCCTCCAACTCCCCCATGATGCACCAGCCCCGCTTCCCCTTCAACTCTATGccccccgccgccgccgcccctcCCCCCCAGAAGCCGCTCGATCACCAGTTCGCCGACGGCTCCCCCTCCGCCAGCGCCGGCGGCTGGTTCAGCGCTGAGCCCGCTAGGAAGAAAAGGGGTCGCCCCAGAAAGTACTCTCCTGATAACAGCATTGGCCTCGGCCTCTCTCCCGCGCCCGTCGCCCAGATTTCTCCAGCTGGGGCCCACTTAGATCCCGGAGGAGGGGGCGCTGCTGGGACGACTCCTTCTTCTGAATCTCAGGTCAAGCGCCACCGCGGCCGCCCTCCTGGCTCCGGGAAGAAGCAGCTCGATGCGCTAG GAAATCCAGGAGTCGGTTTCACACCCCATGTCATTACTGTTAATCCCGGAGAG GACATAGCTTCAAAGATAATGGCTTTCTCACAACAAGGACCACGCACAGTTTGCATTTTATCTGCTAATGGTGCCATCTCTAGCGTTAGCCTACGCCAACCAGCGATGCCTAGTGGCCATGTCAACTATGAG GGCCGGTATGAGATCATCTCTTTGTCAGGTTCGTTCCCAACATCTGAGAGCAATGGCAGTCGAAGTGGTGCACTGAGCGTGTCATTGGCAGGGACCGACGGAAAAGTATTGGGTGGTGGGGTTGTTGGAGTGCTTAAAGCTGCATCGCCCATTCAG gTTGTGGTTGGGAGCTTCATTGCTGAAGGGAAAAAGCCGAAGGGTAGCAGGCCGTCATCCAATAATAGTCCAGCTCCGAATATGTTGAATTTTGGCACTCCGGGGACAGAGGCGAGCCCCCCCTCTGGGGGCGGTTCAAGTGATTCTGCTGAGGACAATGGCGATAGCTCTCTGGCTCCCGGGTCAGGAGGGTATGGCAATGCTGGTGGGCATCAAGTGCCGATGTATTCGAACATGGGTTGGCCAAACTCCAACAAAATGTAA